A genomic stretch from Glaciecola nitratireducens FR1064 includes:
- a CDS encoding TonB-dependent receptor domain-containing protein: MHNKHRFFKYSTLALAVTYSLGSIAQESADEAANETTVEKIQVTGSRIARDPNLAAPSPVQSISAQEIQVSGEFSITDVINDIPALFSSTTAESSIDSGFADGANILNLRGLGSARTLTIVNGRRHVGGVGGSAAVDVGSIPMALIESVDVLTGGASAVYGADAVTGVVNFNLRDDFEGFEVDIQTGRSGENDAEQVSISSVWGTNFDNDRGNFAVSVEYQDDKGLRVSERDDGLIRGSARDWTNPALRFQQGDLGASTPNLSQYYDFANTGLFPFGLSIPSMATFINNYTSEFGSAPNLTDAEMALFNQASTAAPRAVLPYRTFPFTSGYGYIIPGNPYTFDGFDPNTPIDLDGNGTPDCLDSFSGYNSVFGAASFGVLGGCWNVNEDGSYRPIRDGLVSGNFEGFGGDSYNTLQQQRGYIITPNDKVAVNFLFNYDLTDDMRAFAEAKYVLQTTENESQPTAFWDLLFGAPDNPYLPEFIQPIANATGGVAITADPIGIGSGRLEQERETVRIVAGLEGTLAHEYDYEVYVNYGKFTREARGTEDLVIVDRFFSAIDAVSNNGTPDCRVNVDASAPQISTPFNIPTYDPGYFTFTPGDGSCVPLNIWAGRPGIDQAAVDWITEDSFTKVEIDQLVIAANLAGDSSNWFEMPYGPIYWAVGTEYREESSDSSIDDFRQGLIPAGSPFAEGTNIADYSSNNSIVFRPALRSRNQGGEYDVWEAFVETSIPLIEGEAFVEELTLDVAARYSDYSTVGETFTWRTNLMYSPITDLRIRYSLSKAVRAPNISELFAPETGTTFRPTDTCNASVIQGIAGNDAAAAAQIQANCVAEFSTFGLNPFDTDGNYVYTDPLSAAFGGVTGGNPDLLEEEADTTTIGFVYDSSVVDGLTVTVDYWSISIDQAISAVSADDIVNGCYSGAQLNDNFCSLFTRNTDSASPQFGGLNFLRTTDINFAKLETSGVDFTIGYEHDVFDGNLRSTLSGSKVNELDQFTNPNDLSEVNPELGEIQRPEYAGNLAFNWSNDVFSIGLQNQYIGKQLLGFVEIEEFERGDYDSSVQMDAMWLHDINASYKIDEVFTVYGGINNLSDEQPFLTNFAYPVGPRGRFFFLGVDMKFE; the protein is encoded by the coding sequence ATGCACAACAAACATAGATTTTTTAAATATTCCACATTAGCGCTTGCGGTAACTTATTCGTTAGGTTCAATTGCACAAGAAAGCGCAGATGAGGCGGCGAATGAAACAACAGTTGAAAAAATTCAGGTAACAGGCTCTCGCATAGCACGTGATCCTAACTTAGCTGCACCATCTCCTGTACAAAGTATTTCCGCTCAAGAAATTCAGGTCTCTGGTGAGTTTTCGATTACCGACGTCATCAACGATATTCCAGCATTATTTTCATCAACGACAGCAGAAAGCTCAATAGATTCTGGCTTTGCTGACGGCGCGAACATTCTTAACTTGCGCGGTCTAGGCAGTGCAAGAACACTGACTATCGTAAACGGACGTCGCCATGTAGGCGGCGTTGGCGGCAGTGCAGCGGTGGATGTTGGTTCAATTCCAATGGCGCTGATTGAAAGCGTAGATGTACTCACGGGTGGGGCTTCAGCAGTATATGGCGCTGACGCGGTAACCGGCGTTGTGAATTTTAATTTACGAGATGACTTTGAAGGCTTTGAAGTTGATATTCAAACCGGACGCTCTGGCGAAAACGATGCTGAACAAGTAAGTATTTCAAGCGTTTGGGGCACTAACTTCGACAATGACAGAGGAAACTTTGCTGTTTCTGTTGAATACCAAGACGATAAAGGGTTGCGCGTCAGTGAAAGAGACGACGGACTCATACGAGGCTCAGCGAGAGATTGGACAAACCCTGCATTGCGCTTCCAGCAAGGGGACTTGGGCGCAAGTACGCCAAACTTAAGCCAATATTATGACTTTGCTAACACCGGATTGTTTCCTTTTGGTTTGTCTATTCCTTCAATGGCTACTTTTATCAACAACTATACAAGTGAATTTGGCTCAGCGCCTAATTTGACCGACGCTGAAATGGCACTATTTAATCAAGCGTCAACGGCTGCTCCACGTGCAGTATTACCTTACAGAACGTTTCCGTTTACGTCTGGGTATGGTTATATCATTCCCGGTAACCCTTATACTTTCGATGGATTTGATCCCAATACGCCAATTGATTTAGACGGAAACGGAACACCAGATTGTTTGGATTCTTTTTCAGGTTATAACTCAGTATTTGGCGCTGCTTCATTTGGCGTGCTCGGTGGTTGCTGGAATGTGAATGAAGATGGTTCCTATCGACCGATTAGGGATGGCTTGGTATCGGGTAACTTTGAAGGTTTTGGTGGCGATTCATATAATACTTTGCAACAGCAAAGAGGTTATATAATCACACCCAACGACAAAGTTGCCGTTAACTTCTTATTTAACTATGACCTTACGGACGATATGCGTGCGTTTGCTGAAGCAAAGTATGTGTTGCAGACCACTGAAAACGAATCTCAACCTACAGCGTTCTGGGATTTATTATTCGGTGCTCCTGACAACCCTTACCTACCCGAGTTCATTCAACCTATCGCAAATGCAACCGGTGGTGTTGCTATTACCGCCGACCCAATAGGTATTGGTTCGGGCAGATTAGAGCAAGAACGTGAGACTGTTCGCATAGTTGCCGGCTTGGAAGGCACGCTAGCTCACGAATATGATTATGAAGTTTACGTCAATTACGGGAAGTTTACTCGTGAAGCAAGGGGTACGGAAGATCTTGTCATTGTGGATAGATTCTTCTCAGCAATTGATGCCGTTTCTAACAATGGTACACCTGATTGTCGCGTCAACGTTGACGCTTCAGCGCCTCAGATATCGACACCCTTCAATATTCCTACATACGATCCAGGCTACTTTACGTTTACGCCTGGCGATGGCTCTTGTGTCCCTCTAAATATATGGGCTGGACGACCTGGCATAGACCAAGCAGCGGTAGATTGGATAACCGAAGACAGTTTTACAAAGGTAGAAATTGACCAACTTGTCATTGCTGCAAACTTGGCGGGTGACAGTTCAAATTGGTTTGAGATGCCTTATGGCCCGATATATTGGGCAGTAGGTACTGAATATCGTGAAGAGTCGTCGGATTCTAGCATTGATGATTTCCGCCAAGGACTGATTCCTGCTGGTTCTCCGTTTGCAGAGGGTACGAACATTGCGGATTATTCTAGCAACAATTCAATTGTATTCAGACCTGCATTACGTAGCCGTAACCAAGGCGGTGAGTATGATGTATGGGAAGCCTTTGTTGAAACCAGCATTCCTTTAATAGAAGGTGAAGCGTTTGTTGAAGAATTAACCTTAGATGTCGCCGCACGTTATTCGGATTACTCCACCGTGGGTGAAACGTTTACGTGGCGAACTAATCTTATGTATTCGCCGATCACCGATTTGCGAATTCGCTACTCCTTATCAAAAGCGGTGCGTGCTCCAAATATTAGTGAGTTGTTTGCGCCAGAGACAGGCACCACTTTCCGCCCCACTGACACGTGTAATGCGAGTGTTATTCAAGGTATTGCTGGTAATGATGCAGCAGCTGCAGCGCAAATTCAGGCTAACTGCGTGGCTGAATTTAGCACGTTTGGATTAAACCCATTTGATACCGATGGAAACTATGTTTATACCGATCCGCTGTCGGCTGCATTTGGCGGTGTCACAGGTGGTAACCCAGACCTTCTTGAAGAAGAAGCAGATACAACAACGATTGGATTTGTTTACGATTCTAGCGTTGTTGATGGTTTAACTGTCACTGTGGATTATTGGTCGATTTCAATTGATCAAGCCATCTCAGCAGTATCAGCTGATGACATTGTGAACGGTTGTTATAGTGGAGCGCAGTTGAACGATAACTTCTGTAGTTTGTTTACACGTAACACTGATTCAGCTTCACCACAGTTTGGTGGCTTGAATTTCTTAAGAACCACAGATATTAACTTCGCTAAATTAGAAACCTCGGGTGTCGATTTCACTATTGGCTACGAGCATGATGTATTTGACGGTAATCTAAGAAGTACATTATCAGGCTCTAAAGTAAACGAACTAGACCAGTTTACAAACCCGAACGATTTATCTGAAGTGAATCCTGAACTAGGTGAAATTCAGCGTCCTGAATATGCAGGAAACTTAGCGTTCAACTGGTCAAACGATGTATTTAGTATCGGTTTACAAAACCAGTATATTGGCAAGCAGCTGCTTGGCTTTGTTGAAATAGAAGAGTTTGAGCGCGGTGATTATGATTCATCTGTACAAATGGATGCAATGTGGCTGCATGATATCAATGCGAGCTATAAAATCGATGAAGTATTCACTGTTTATGGCGGTATCAATAACCTAAGCGATGAGCAACCCTTCCTGACTAACTTTGCTTATCCGGTTGGACCGAGAGGGAGATTCTTCTTCTTAGGTGTAGATATGAAGTTTGAATAA